The sequence below is a genomic window from Corynebacterium afermentans subsp. afermentans.
CCCGCCTCATCCAAGCCTCCCGCGTTGGAGAACCCGGAGAGGGATGCCAGTTGTTTGCCACCCTGCCCCCTTATCACCGTCTTAGCTACTGAGCGAAGTTGGTCGATTGCCTTTTCGACCTCGGCTGAATCCAGTTTCAGAATCATTTGTTCCCCCTGCGTATGAACCTGTATGAGCTCACCGTAGCCAGGCGGGTGTTGTATTTAAAGGGAGTGCTCACTTTAGTGAGCATCAGCCTGCATTTGCCCTGTACAATTTTTCAAGATTCTGAACCGCTGTGTGGCAAATTGCGTCCTGGGAAGTCTCTTCGCCCCAGCCACTTACTAGGGAAACAAGACCCCCACGAACGGTATCCAATTGAGCGTAACAGTGAGCACCGAACTCACTGACGGGCCCGTATACAAATGCTTGAGGCAGAAGATTGGATTCGTACCCCGGAAGTAAAGTGACTTGTTTTTCAACCTCGCCGCGAGAGGCGTTGTTTTGGGCAAACCCCTCAGAAGGAAATTGGGGATTATTGGAAAAATGACATAGCTTTAGTCCCCGCGCCAAACCCGCGTACTCCTCCGGGATCGGCTCCACGTTGTGGAAGCCGGCGGCGGCGAATTCTTCGGGGGAGATTTCGGTGCAGGGGTCGAAGATGTCGTCGCCGAGGGTGTAGGGGTCGAAGTCGCCGATTTCGAGGGTGCCGCTTTCGAAGTGGAACGCGGCGTGGGCCTCGGCGGAATCCGGGGAGTCGGCACCGTGCGAGGCGGACTCGGTGGTGTTTTGGCTGGGGGTGGGGGACGCAGGGGCGTCGATAGGCAAAGGCTCCGAAGCGCAACCCGCGAGTACCCCGCATGCAACGAGCCAAGCGATGTGGCGTTTCACGTACCCCTCCAATAAAAAAGCTTCCCCACCAGGACTCGAACCTAGAATGACGGTACCAAAAACCGTAGTGTTGCCGATTACACCATGGGGAATAGCACCGCTGATTGTAGACCAGACCCGCCAACTGCCAAAGACGGGGTTAATACTACGACGCTCTAAGCTAGGTCGCATGGCTCGAAGGCGAATGACAGCACCCCAGCGCAGAGATCAGTTGATCGGAGTGGGGCGCCAGGCATTCGCTGAGCGCGGGTTCGATGGCATTTCCATGGAGGAGATCGCGGCGCGCGCCGGGGTGTCCAAGCCTGTGGTGTACGAGCATTTCGGCAGCAAGGAAGGCCTGTACCAGGAAGTTGTGCGGCTGGAGATGGCCCGGCTGGAGCGCACGATTACGTCGAACATTCAGGCCGGCCCGTGGCGCGACCGCATTGAGCGCGGCGTGCTGGCGTTACTCACGTACGTGGAGGAGGAGACGGACGGGTTTGTCATCCTCGCGCACGGGCAGCTGCCAGGGGAGGGGCGGACGTATTCGACGATTCTCAACCGCGTCACCGCCGAGGTGAGTTACCTGCTGGGAGAGGCGTTTAAGCACCGCGGGCTCGACGAGTCGATGGCGGGCCTGTACGGTCAGGCGCTTGTCGGCACCGTCTCCAATTCTGCGCTGTGGTGGCTGGACGAGCGCACGCCGGACAAGCACACTGTGGCGGCGCACATTTCCAACTTGTGCTGGAACGGGTTGCGGGGGATGGAAGCGCAGCCGCGCGTGTACGGAAGCGGCCAGGCGAGCGACGAGACAAGCGACGAAACCGCAGAGAAGGATGCGTAAGACACATGACTGAAACCACCCCGCCCGTGTTGGGCGGTTTGCTCACGGCGGCGCTGACGGACCCGAAGTTGAAGGGGTTGGTCACGCACGTGGGCGAGGATTCGTTGCACGTCACTGGCATCGACCAGGTGCGCTCCTGGGCGGCCGGTGCGATTGCGCGCGAGACGCCGGTGCTTTTGGTCACGGCTACCGGCCACGAGGCGGAGGATCTTGCGGCGGAGCTGAAGGCCATTTTGGGCGAGGAGAAGGTCGCGCAGTT
It includes:
- a CDS encoding TetR/AcrR family transcriptional regulator; translated protein: MARRRMTAPQRRDQLIGVGRQAFAERGFDGISMEEIAARAGVSKPVVYEHFGSKEGLYQEVVRLEMARLERTITSNIQAGPWRDRIERGVLALLTYVEEETDGFVILAHGQLPGEGRTYSTILNRVTAEVSYLLGEAFKHRGLDESMAGLYGQALVGTVSNSALWWLDERTPDKHTVAAHISNLCWNGLRGMEAQPRVYGSGQASDETSDETAEKDA
- a CDS encoding DUF3558 family protein; protein product: MKRHIAWLVACGVLAGCASEPLPIDAPASPTPSQNTTESASHGADSPDSAEAHAAFHFESGTLEIGDFDPYTLGDDIFDPCTEISPEEFAAAGFHNVEPIPEEYAGLARGLKLCHFSNNPQFPSEGFAQNNASRGEVEKQVTLLPGYESNLLPQAFVYGPVSEFGAHCYAQLDTVRGGLVSLVSGWGEETSQDAICHTAVQNLEKLYRANAG